One genomic region from Branchiostoma lanceolatum isolate klBraLanc5 chromosome 7, klBraLanc5.hap2, whole genome shotgun sequence encodes:
- the LOC136438485 gene encoding glycine receptor subunit alpha-1-like: protein MGCEWRDFRLANISSDSWSPPPEMHIWKPSIEVVMKEESGESHPVVSVSPEGNVLQMRWYTLKVTCLMQLQAYPLDRQKCSVLFNILGGVRILWGWSTYWFPGATPVVTRTSGLHSQLQLETVETFAYVNSLVLPEAICVYEGGACDYGETENCLRKQCTSVERITSQECRTCNYFSGVCHNGTVQDCDSLQAVTQGDSVFTTGELRFTLTRRLSYHLLQTYIPSISIVAMSWISFWLNKDAAPARTALGVTTVLTMITQSGRTEAMPEVSYVRAVDVWLLVCQLFVFLALIEYASVNYISRTIRAKTETPSEPAESCNFFKTQEDSQNQNHLEISVKVTKMDGRQIADKVDEISQVLFPLAFLLFNLLYWSVYFFVVR from the exons ATGGGCTGTGAGTGGAGAGACTTCCGTCTGGCGAACATATCAAGCGACAGTTG GTCTCCACCCCCGGAAATGCACATCTGGAAGCCGAGTATCGAGGTGGTGATGAAGGAGGAGTCGGGAGAGTCCCACCCTGTCGTCAGCGTGTCGCCCGAGGGGAACGTGCTGCAGATGAGATG GTACACCCTGAAGGTGACCTGCCTGATGCAGCTCCAGGCCTACCCGCTGGACAGGCAGAAGTGCAGCGTTCTGTTCAACATCC TGGGCGGCGTGCGGATCTTGTGGGGATGGTCGACATACTGGTTTCCAGGGGCAACGCCGGTGGTGACGCGTACATCCGGGCTACATTCGCAGCTGCAGTTGGAGACGGTGGAGACGTTTGCCTACGTCAACTCGCTGGTGTTACCAG AGGCGATCTGCGTGTACGAAGGCGGCGCGTGCGACTACGGCGAGACGGAGAACTGCCTGCGGAAGCAGTGCACCAGCGTGGAGCGGATCACCTCGCAGGAGTGCCGCACGTGTAACTACTTCAGCGGCGTCTGTCACAACGGCACGGTCCAAGACTGCGACAGCCTACAGGCAG TAACGCAGGGTGACTCGGTCTTCACGACCGGAGAGCTGCGGTTCACCCTGACGCGGCGACTGTCCTACCACCTCCTGCAGACCTACATCCCGTCCATCAGCATCGTGGCCATGTCCTGGATCTCCTTCTGGCTCAACAAGGACGCGGCCCCGGCCAGGACAGCGCTGGGAGTCACCACCGTCCTCACCATGATCACACAG AGCGGTCGCACGGAGGCCATGCCGGAGGTGTCGTACGTGCGGGCCGTGGACGTCTGGCTGCTCGTCTGTCAACTCTTCGTCTTCCTGGCGCTCATCGAGTACGCCTCCGTCAACTACATCTCAAGGACCATCAGG GCTAAAACTGAGACGCCCAGCGAGCCTGCAGAAAGCTGCAATTTCTTTAAGACACAAGAAGACTCCCAGAATCAGAACCACCTTGAGATTTCGGTGAAGGTCACAAAGATGGACGGAAGGCAGATAGCTGACAAAGTGGACGAAATCAGCCAAGTGCTCTTTCCTCTGGCCTTCCTCTTGTTCAACCTCCTCTACTGGTCGGTCTACTTCTTCGTGGTACGTTGA